CCCTGGTGGCGGCCCTGGCGGGGTACGGCCTGGTGGGGTTTTTGGAGGGCGAGGAGGTACCCCCGGGGCGGAGCTTCCTCTGGCCCCGGGGAAAGGCCCTTCGCTTCTTGCCTAAGGGGAGGGGAGCCCGGGTGTACCTGGCGGTGGCGGGGGGCCTCGAGGCCCGCCCCTTCTTTGGCTCCGCCTCTCCGGACCTGCGGGGCCGGATTGGGCGGCCTCTTAACGCCGGGGACGTCCTGGGCCTGGGCGCCGAGGGAAGGGCCCGCCCGGGGTGGACCTTTGCCCTGCCTCCTTTGCCCGAGCGGTTCCGCCTCCGCCTCCTGCCCGGGCCCCAGTTCACGAAGGAGGCCTTTCGGGCCCTGCGCTCTGGGGTCTTCCGCGTGGCCCGGGCCGACCGGATAGGCCTGGAGTTATGGGGCCTCGAGGTTCCGGGAGGGGAAGGGCTTTCCGAGCCCACGCCCCTTGGGGGGGTCCAGGTGCCCCCCTCGGGGCGGCCTTTGGTTCTTCTTCCCGATAAGGGGAGTTTGGGAGGGTACGCCAAGCCCGCGTTGGTGGACCCTCGGGATGGCTGGCTCTTGGGGCAGGCCTGGCCTGGGGCCGAGATCATGTTCACGAGCGCATAAAATCGTGAAGAAATGCACAAAAGGACCCCTAGGGTACCCCCGGGAGGGGAGGTGCGGTTAAAGCCCCTCCACCACCATGGCGATGCCCTGGCCCACCCCGATGCACATGGTGGCGAGGCCGAACTGGACCTTTCTCCGCCTCATCTCGTGGACCAGGGTGGTGAGGATCCGGGCCCCCGAGGCTCCCAAGGGGTGGCCCAGGGCGATGGCCCCCCCGTTGGGGTTGAGCCTGGGGTCCTCCATGGAAAGGCCCCACTCCCGGAGCACGGCCAGGCTCTGTGCGGCGAAGGCCTCGTTGAGCTCAATGAGGCCGAGGTCCTGTAGGCTTAGCCCCGCTCGCTGAAGCGCCTTCCTGGTGGCGGGCACCGGGCCGATGCCCATGATCCTAGGGGGCACCCCGGCCACGGCGATGGCGCGGATGCGGGCCAAGGGCTTCAGGCCGTGGGCCTTGGCGTAGTCGTCGGAAACGAGGAGCACCGCCGCCGCCCCGTCGTTTAGGGGGCTAGCGTTCCCCGCGGTCACCGTGCCTCCCTCGCGGAAGACGGGCTTTAGGCTCAAGAGCTTCTCCAGGGAGGTGTCCCGCCTTGGGCCCTCGTCCACCTCCACCCAGGCCTCCTCCTTCCCCCGCTTGACCGGCACCGGGACCACCTCGTCAAGGAAGCGCCCCTCGTCCCAGGCCCGCACCGCCTTCTGATGGGAGAGGAGGGCGAAGCGGTCCTGCTCTTCCCGGCCGATCCCGTACATCTCCGCCAGGTTCTCGGCGGTTTCCCCCATGCTCTCCGTGCCGTAGAGGGCCTGCATCCTGGGGTTGACGAAGCGCCAGCCCAACGTGGTGTCGTACATGACGAGGTTCCCGGTGGGAAAGCCCTTTTCGGGCTTGGGGAGGGCGTAGGGGGCGCGGGACATGGACTCCACGCCGCTAGCGATGTAGACCTGGCCTTCGCCGGCCCAGAGGCTCCTTGCGGCCTGGGCCACGGCCTCGAGGCCGGAGCCGCAGAGGCGGTTCACGGTGCACCCCGCCACCTCCACGGGGAAGCCCGCGAGGAGGAGGGCCATGCGGGCCACGTTGCGGTTGTCCTCTCCGGCTTGGTTGGCGCAGCCGGCGTAGACGTCCTCCACCTCCTCCTTGGGGACGCCTGAGCGCTCCATGAGGGCGGCGAGGGCGTGGGCCAGGAGGTCGTCGGGGCGCACCGAGGCCAGCGCCCCCCCGTGCTTGCCGATGGGGGTTCTCACCGCTTCCACGATCCAGGCTTCGGGCATGGGTCCTCCTTACCAAACGGTCGGTAGTAGCCTAGCGCGGCAGGGTAGGGCGGGTCAAGGGGTGTTGGGGAGAGAAATAGCACAAATGTGCATAATCGTGAAATAAATTACAAGCAAACCAAAGCCCGCCCCGCGGTGCCATATGGTCGCCAGCTGAGGGTGGTGGCCACGGGGAGGTCCGGGTTCACCCGGAGGAGGACCCGGGCTACCCGCAGGAGGTCGCCCTCGGAATCCAACACCACCCAAGGGGCCTTCTCCCGAAGCGTTCCCAGGGCTTCTTCCGTCTTCACTGGGCCGTTCCAGAGCACCTCCTCGGGGCCAAACCCTGCCCGGTAGGCCCGGAGGATCTCCCCCAGGGAGACGGCCTCGGCTCCCAGGCCCAGGGCGCGCAGGCGGCGTAGGAGGCCCAGACGGGGGTTGGCCTTGA
Above is a genomic segment from Thermus islandicus DSM 21543 containing:
- a CDS encoding thiolase family protein, with amino-acid sequence MPEAWIVEAVRTPIGKHGGALASVRPDDLLAHALAALMERSGVPKEEVEDVYAGCANQAGEDNRNVARMALLLAGFPVEVAGCTVNRLCGSGLEAVAQAARSLWAGEGQVYIASGVESMSRAPYALPKPEKGFPTGNLVMYDTTLGWRFVNPRMQALYGTESMGETAENLAEMYGIGREEQDRFALLSHQKAVRAWDEGRFLDEVVPVPVKRGKEEAWVEVDEGPRRDTSLEKLLSLKPVFREGGTVTAGNASPLNDGAAAVLLVSDDYAKAHGLKPLARIRAIAVAGVPPRIMGIGPVPATRKALQRAGLSLQDLGLIELNEAFAAQSLAVLREWGLSMEDPRLNPNGGAIALGHPLGASGARILTTLVHEMRRRKVQFGLATMCIGVGQGIAMVVEGL